From a region of the Bacteroidia bacterium genome:
- the tsaD gene encoding tRNA (adenosine(37)-N6)-threonylcarbamoyltransferase complex transferase subunit TsaD, with product MCHRPLPYKFNHSCVVILGIESSCDETAAAILKDGKILANVVAGQAVHSSYGGVVPELASRAHQSNIVPVVHETLKKAGIPGADIDAVAYTQGPGLLGSLLVGSSFAKSFALALAIPVIPVNHMQGHVLSLLLENTLTFPFLCLTVSGGHTQIVRADAPLKMKVLGETADDAAGEAFDKAAKVLGLPYPGGPLIDQYAAQGDSKRFHFPKPQMPGMSFSFSGLKTSFVNLVQKMSPEEKNASLNDICASYQAVIVDILLSKLAIAVNTTGITRVAIAGGVAANSGLRSALKEAEKRQGWEVFIPSMRYCTDNASMIALSGYYLYKSGITGDQKDTSHARLPL from the coding sequence ATTTGCCACCGGCCATTACCTTACAAATTTAATCATTCCTGCGTGGTGATACTTGGTATAGAATCGTCGTGTGACGAAACCGCTGCTGCTATTCTGAAAGACGGCAAAATTCTTGCCAATGTGGTGGCCGGACAGGCTGTGCATTCCTCCTATGGAGGTGTGGTACCGGAACTGGCCTCCCGCGCCCATCAGTCCAATATCGTTCCGGTGGTACATGAAACCCTTAAAAAAGCAGGTATTCCCGGCGCGGATATTGATGCCGTTGCCTATACACAGGGGCCCGGACTCCTGGGTTCTTTGCTTGTGGGAAGCAGTTTTGCAAAATCCTTTGCACTGGCCTTAGCCATTCCTGTTATCCCGGTAAATCACATGCAAGGGCATGTGCTCTCCCTGCTCCTTGAAAACACACTTACTTTCCCGTTTCTTTGTCTGACGGTATCAGGCGGGCATACTCAGATCGTTAGGGCAGACGCCCCGTTGAAAATGAAGGTACTGGGAGAAACGGCCGACGATGCAGCTGGTGAGGCGTTTGACAAGGCCGCCAAGGTGCTGGGACTCCCCTACCCGGGCGGACCGCTGATCGACCAGTACGCAGCGCAAGGTGATTCAAAGCGTTTTCACTTTCCTAAACCCCAAATGCCCGGAATGTCATTTTCCTTTTCCGGACTGAAGACCTCCTTCGTGAATCTCGTACAAAAAATGAGTCCGGAAGAGAAAAACGCTTCACTGAACGATATTTGTGCTTCCTATCAGGCAGTAATTGTGGATATTCTGTTATCCAAACTCGCCATTGCGGTTAACACTACAGGAATTACCCGTGTAGCCATTGCCGGAGGGGTGGCGGCCAATTCCGGATTAAGATCGGCGCTGAAAGAAGCCGAAAAAAGACAAGGATGGGAGGTATTTATTCCTTCGATGAGATACTGCACCGACAATGCATCCATGATTGCCCTGTCGGGATATTACCTGTACAAATCGGGAATCACCGGAGATCAAAAAGATACATCACACGCACGTCTCCCCTTATGA